Within the Enoplosus armatus isolate fEnoArm2 chromosome 9, fEnoArm2.hap1, whole genome shotgun sequence genome, the region GCTGCCGTTAACTTCGCAACCGGTGTGTAAATATAGAAATCACTGCGTCAGAGCGGCGGACTGACGTAGAAATTCGGTAAATATCTGGGTCTGTGCTGTGAGCTGCATTCCACCACGGTCAGGcagcttcctcttcatcatcatcatgtcactgagcagcagctcctTCACCTGTGTGACAGGTGACAGCAGAGACACGTTACCTGCTGCAGGTTTGAATTCAAAGAGTTAACTGTCACTTACTGACGTTTGAAAGATTATTGTATTTTAGTTCTGTGGTGGACGTATTTGGTACTccagtaaaagtagtaatactatagtgtgaaaatactccattacaaataaaattgtGCATTCAAAATGTGACTTCAGTACAAAAGTATAGCAGTAAAGTATCAACAGTAACAGATATTTTCAACTGTCAGAGAGCTGATAGTCattaattaaatattacaaCATATTTGACAAAAAATCTAAGTACTATTTCCAATATTAACAATGAACCTTTACACTGAATACAGTGAGATAATAAGTGGAGACTGATTCTCCATCagtacacataaatacatatgtgtgtatacacacacacacacacacacacacacacatatatatatatattggcaTTGGTCCAATGACAATAACCGTCACCATCAGTTCTCTACCACTGTATTGTAAGAGAGTGAGTGTGATGAACTGACAGTAAAATGATAGattcataatttcatacagAAGGatattagaaaagaaatgacaacGTGCAAATAGCAAACTCCTTTTAAACACATCactaaaaaattacattttatttaggGCTTTTCAACAGAGTCCCAAGTTTCCCATTTTTCAAGCAGTAGCTAGCTACTTGCATTAGCAATGCaacagttagcttgttgttgcagctctgaAGGACTGAATGGATTTGGGCAGGGGTACagctgtctgcaggtgttgcaGCTGTCCGTAGGTGTTGcagctgtctgcaggtgtctgcggctgtctgcaggtgttgcaATTGTCTGCAGGTGTCTGCAGCTGTCTGCGGCTGTCTACAGCTGTCTGCAGGTGTATGCAGGTGTCGCAAATGTCtgcgtctgtctgcagctgtctgcggctgtctgcaggtgttgcaGCTGTCTAcagctgtctgcaggtgtcacaactgtctgcgtctgtctgcagctttcagcaggtgttgcagctgtctgcaggtgttgcagctgtctgcaggtgtcTGCGGCTGTCTAcagctgtctgcaggtgtcGCAACTGTCTGCGTTTGTCTGCAGGTGTTGCAGCTGTCTACAGCTGCCTGGAGGTGTCACAACTGTCtgcgtctgtctgcagctgtcagcaggtgttgcagctgtctgcaggtgtctgtGGCTGTCTGCAGGTGTCGCAACTGTCTgcgtctgtctgcaggtgttgcaGCTGTCTGCAGGCGTTGCagctgtctgcaggtgttgcaGCTGTCTACAGGTGTCGCAACTGTCTGCAGGTGTCGCAACTGTCTGTGTCTATCTAcagctgtctgcaggtgtcCTCGGCATTCTGCAGGTGTCGCAACTGTCtgcgtctgtctgcagctgtctgcaggtgttgcaGCTGTCTGCGGctgtctgcagctgtctgcaggtgttgcaGCTGTCTGCGGCTGTCTGCAGGTATCTGCGGCTGTCTAAAAAGCTTTTAGACACCCTTTTTCACAGTTTattagttcagttcagtttatcAGTTTAGTCGTTAATAAACATGCTGTGCAGCTTGTTTAATGAGTTCAGAGGTCAAACTGAGTGGAACCACTTCCTGTTAATAAAGAGTTTGTAAGCTGTAACTAAAGGCTTCATTAATGGTTAATTAATCACTAACTAATACTTTACTGATCAGATATTAGATtctatatattcatattttaatcatctgttcatttcttcactttgatgtTCAGGTTTCTGTTGATTCTGTAACTGAAAACTATAAAACCAGCCGACAGGTGCAAAGTCCACccgtacctgtgtgtgtgtgtatgtgtgtgtgtgtgtgtgtgtgtccatatgttCGCTCTcacaatgaaatgcaaacaCTGAGTCTGTGTGCCATCATTCAGCAgggtgtgtgttcagtacacactgtacattagTATTTCACTTTAGACTGCAGTATTTGGATTATTGTTgatcttctctctctgaggaAGTGAgactttcttcttcctgttaACAGAAACTttaccttcatcatcatcatgatcatcgCCACTGAATTCACTCTGAATGTAAACACCTGTTTGTTCTCTGAGTCATCAGcgatgtcactgtgatgtcactctGTACACCTGCAGGTTCAGACAGAAACAATCTGCAGGagaaaatctgtgttttctgtcagctgATTTACCTTCAAGTTTGAAGGTCTAAAACCTCCAATCATTTCCAATCATTTCCTACAACTTGGTGTCTACAATCACTGTTAGTGTGAAACTAGCCTGGCTCACTGGATGTCGGCTGCTGAGATAATtctggcgactatttcagttgccattctcctccccttcctctatctatgcgttactgttttcaaagtccctGTCGCTAagtgaaacaacaccatcaaccACACGTTGAAAATGGATTTGGatgtctgtggttttaatgggTCCAGTGAGCTCTTCCAGAGAaaaagtataggtaggcttcacctccaggacaccgatgatcaagttatgtttgtctgttttaactGTAAGCGTTGTAAAATCACAGTCTACATACGTCGTTTACTATTTTACGTGGCATTTTCTTTagcggggatttaaccattttaatgccagggctcgcctccccacatCCACCAAAACaagcccccacacacacaacactattttgcaagggcaccattgctgcatcctgggcttagcaccACTCAAGaagattgtgattggtttaaagaaaaataaacaaggGTTTTTATCTTCTATTCCAGAACGATGATGGGTTGAGACAGACCTGTCTCCAAAATGTGGAGGTGGTCTGGCTATAGAGGCTAGTATGAAGCAGACGTGTTAGTTTTATAAAAAGCAGTCAGTCCGTTTGTGTTGACAAATTGTTTTTTCACAGTCTTTAGGTGAAGTAGCGACATCACCTCCAGAGTCACCCATTGTTTCTTTATCAGCATCTCAACTAATCATGTACCATCATGTTTATCTGTTACATCCTCAGAGGTGAACTCACCTCACGTATGTTTCTCCTGCAGGTCATGTGACTTCTCATGGAGGATGGGCAGTCGGCGTTAAGCTAGCTTCCAGTGGACAGGAGGTCTGAGGTGAGGCGCGAGATAATGGGAGATGGAGGACCACTGCAGACTGAGGGGAATGCCCTCCTCAAAGCTGTCTTCCAGGGGAAGCTGAGGCTGACCCGCCTGCTGTTGGAGGGCGGAGCTTACATCAACGAGGGCAACGAGCGCGGAGAGACTTCCATCTCAGCAGCCTGCTTAGCGAGCTACGACGACCCGCAGACACGGCAGAGGATGGTGAGGTACTTGCTGGAGAAAGGTGCCGATCCGAACATTCCTGACAAGAGCGGGAGAACGGCGCTGATGCATGCCTGCGCCGAGCAGGCGGGGAAGGAGGTGGTCTCACTCCTGCTGGAGAACGGAGCTGATCCCAGCCTCAAAGACTACTCCGGCTCCTCCGCCCTTGTCCACGCCATCAACAAGGGAGACCGTGACACTCTGCAAGTGTTGCTGGATGCCTGCAAGGCCAAAGGTAAGGAAGTGATCATCATCACCACTGACACGTCTCCATCAGGCACCAAGAAGACCAAGCAGTACCTCAATTCCCCCCCCTCGCCGGTAATCGTGGACAAACTGTCTCCGGCCTGCATGTCTCCCTCCGAGGTGGAGATCGGCACCTCCTCACCAGCAGCAGACAagagcaaagatgaagaggggaTTTTCAGGTTTGCGCTCACCTCGGCTTTACCTTTACCTTCAGCTCGACCTTCAGGAGAAAAGAGACCTCCGCCACGCAAGCTGCTGAAGAGGCTGAACTCGGAGCCCTGGGGCCTTGTGGCACCCTCTGTGCTGAGCGGGGTTCCCCAGGAAAGGGTTGATGGaggtctggaggaggagggcagctGCGACCTGAGCAGGACGATCACTGACATTAACGGCCTGTCCATCACAGAACTAGTGCGACCTCTGTTGTCACGGCGACACAGCATTGAGACCCACGACCCCTGCTCCCCCAAACTCATTGACCGGTCCTGCTCTGAGGACTgtgctgccctctctggttcCTCCTGGGCAGACAAAGTCCAGCAGCACCAGATCCTGTACCGCAGGAACACTGCCCCAGAGTCCCAGGAGAATGCTGGGGGACCCGGGGCAGTCGCGGCCCGTTCCCTGGCTCACCCGAAACTGACCCGTATGGAGCACTATGAGTCGGACACACACCTTAGCCCAGAGTCTATCCCCGGATCTCCGGACTCTGGTCGGGTGTCTGTGGAGCGAAGGAGGTACAAcgcctcccccctctccctggTCACCAGCTCCTCCAGGGAGTCTTTGGAGAACATCCCCAACTCAGTGTCCCCTATCACCATGCGCAGACGTCCCCCGGGACTCCTGGAGCGCCGTGGTTCCGGGACTCTCCTACTGGACCACATCTCCCACACCAGGCCCGGCTTCCTGCCTCCACTCAACATCAATCCCCAGAGACCCATCCCTGATATCCGGGCCAATGGCAAGCCCACCTCCCCCATCCACTCCGGGCACAAGATCCTGGTCCCTGTGGCCCCTGCCTCACCCAAGCGGGGCCTCGACttcaagatgaagaagaagctgaTGAGGAGACACTCGATGCAGACGGAGCAGATGAAGCAGCTCTCCACCTTCCAGGAGATCCTGGCCGAGAAGGTCATTGAGTCCAACGGGGATTGATGACAGGAGACACTGGAGCAAGGCATGATGGGTAGCTGCAGACTTCTAAGGTGGTGATTTACTGTGAAGCTTCTCCATCAGATCATCACCTCACTGATGAACtctgtgacacatttaaaaccACTTTCTGGTCTTTATGGAGGGCTGCACCAACAAGCATTTTATTGAACTGAGAAAAGGGTTCAATTAGAGTCTAATTAAACttgtattaacatttttaaatctgaGCTGTCTGTCACAGTTTTAACTATAATCTCTGGTTGTAAGGTTAATGTTAGCTTAGTTTAATGATTTAAACTAATATGAATATCAAagtaacaaacaaaaagcaaaaacagcttcacacagtaacagttacaaaataaaaaacaaataacaattaAACGCAAACTATTGTCTCTCGACAAAGTTAAACAGCTCCAAGTATAAACCAAGTTTATTGTCTTTTTGTGATGCAACATAATAAACACAGCTTTAATGTATTGTCTGTTCCTGGTAACAGTTGTAGATATTGAATTCAACAACTTCTCCTCACTCATTTCTAAAAGCTAAACGTTTTCCAGATCAATAAGACAAGTTTGTGATTTCACTGATTTGAGCAGGTTAAAGTTTTTGTGGGTGCagctctcctgtttcctctctgctgaaTTCAAAATCAGTTTACAGCACATTCCTGATGCTTCCTCTGAACCCTCCTCAATCATTTACTCACTTCAGTTAAAAACTAACGAAACTATAAACAGAAGTAATCTGACTTGATAGATGTTTACAGATGCACAATTTGCACTGAGGTCTTGTCCATTTTTTTCATGATGACGGATAAAAACATGAACCTTCTGCTGGACCTGACGTTTTACTGATGAAACTGAGATCTGAAGGTTGgctctgaaaacaaactgtctTCTTTTCATTAATGAAGCTAacgtatttattttaaatcatttataaGCTCCTGTTCTAATTGAAGACGTATGAAACTACCTACTGCgctgtatgtactgtaattaTCTACACACTAGTCAATATAATAGTTGGTATTTCTGTGTAAATGATCCTGAGTTCCTCTGAATGAATCGTCTTTATTTTACAGTTCAGAGGGACGTTTGAACATCGGCCTCTGCAATGTTTCTGTACTTTAACCAACATCACAGTTTTCTCAACACTGAGGTGATATTTTGATCTAATTTTGTGTTGAGATGAAGTTAAATGAGTAGTTTTCTTGTTTATGAAATTCCAAAGAAGTCGTGTGGACGATTTGAACCAAAACCTGCTGagactgtaaatactgtaaagaTGCGTCTGTTTGAGCCTGTACTGTCGTATCAACCCTTAAGCACTTCATCTGGTTCAACATAAGGGGGTGCTAATGGAcagttaaaggaacagtccCACATTTTCTGTGTCCTCTCCCAAGTCATAGGAGAAGATGGATATCCGTTTCATCTCTGTGTCCAGTACAGAGAAAGGTTCAGGATggggttagcctagcttagcacaaacatgCATCAAGAAGCTTAAAGGCCCAGTCACACCATGAAGTGTCACAGCGAAAGTTACGTGAAATTTGTGTTCCTAGAGTCTCTGTGATGTAGTAACAACTCacagggctagttggtgaactactgtagctggaGAGGTAactgctagcatgctaactctAATCAAGCGTATTTTTCTCTACTCCCTACTGTTCTGTTTCTCCCTGACATTTagttcatcatttcattcaaaaacagtttctgaagagggaaaatgaaGCTCTCAGAGTTAACAAGCTTGCTAGCAGtctgttagctagttagctttgTTAGGTGACTAACAGTACAATAAGTCTCCACAGTTTATTAACAGCTGTATCAGTATGGCGTCCTCCagtctctaactgtgtgtaAACCATGTGGAGCAATGTATACTCAGATAGAAGAGCTTCAATAAAACTGGATGCTGACACACAGATAATAAGCTATGATAGCTTCAACTATTTTGGACTCTCCAGCCTTCTGTCCACTCGGAGGTCAGCTCCGTCAGGACAGCTTGTTATTGGCCAACAGAGTGAATTCACATGTCAAAGTGCAGACCTCCCCCACAAGTGAATCTGCCGATCATAGTGATTCTATCAGAACTGATTTAATTTTCTGTGGAATGGTTTGAGTTCTGGTGCGACCAAATCCTAACGACACTGGTGcagtctgctctgctgttgGTCAACAAATAGCTCCACTGCTAAATGCTgctaaaaccacaatgtctccttttcacatttcagtttcagttcaatACACAACTACAACATGATCACACTCTGCACCTCAGTTTTACATAAAGAATTTCAAATACTTGTCTCTGAGTCTGACCAAAACACAAGCATTAGCCTCCTGGATTATCTACTGCTAACTGCTAAACAAGCTGCCTGTTTGCCTCTGGAGGTTGATTGGTTTGCATGTGTCAGACTGATTAAACTGAAGTTTCTGAAGTTTATGAAATAAACTGTGAGCCTGAGCTATTACTACACAAGCACTGGAGGTTACTGATTTGTTGGTTAGCAAAAAATGAAATTCTAATGAATGCGTTGAAGTTGCTGGAAGAatgttattttttctcttttcatggAGCTAGGCTAAAAGTTcctgctgcttccagtctttgcgcTAAACTAGGCTAAGCCTATCCTGAACCTCTTACTGTACTggacacagagatgaaactggtCTGAAACATATGAGTCCGGAGAAGAACATGAGTGTCTCTGAAAGTATTGTTGATAAAGTTTGACTGCAACTAAAACAGAAGTTTATTTGACCCTTTCTGATGTGAAGAATTGTGACTTCCTCATTTATTAGGGCAGGTGTATGACATCCCCTGTGACACGTTAGAAGAGGGAGGAGCTTCAGCTCAAACTGTTGAGGTAAACAGGtacacctgtctgtcagtcagctgaTCAAAGTGTCAGAGtgatttctgctgcagctgagacacTTTCTACTGATGTATTCAATCTGTAACTGATCCAGTTTGAACCAGTGGTCTAGTTTGAACCAGTCAAATCCAGTTTGAAACAGTCAGATCCAAACTGGTTTAACTGGATCAGACTGGTTTAAACTGGATCAGACTGGCTCAGAATGGTTTGAACTGGATCAGACTGGTTTGAACTGGATCAGACAGGTCTCATTAATGGACCTTGTAGTTGTTCGTAGATACTTGAACTTTAAACTAAATCAAAGTATTTTTGTAAGCCTGTTAGCAGATAGAAACGTCTCTAATGAATCTGTGatctatttttcttctttcattctgACTGTAACTCAAactgttgaataaaaacatttgtttcatgttCAACTGTCGAACCTGCTGCCGTCCTCTCGGGTGTCACTGAAGTCTCTCTGAACGTTGTTTTGACTCTTCACACACCAAAGTCCAGAGACTCATCTGAGTCCAACCAAGGAGCTGTTCACTGATTTACTTAAGTCTATTTTAACAggtaatcaatcaatcaatgaaacTAGGATAATAATAGGCCTATTAACAATTATGGGCTAATAATATTAgtctattattaatatttttttgttttgactgtatTGTAATTCATGtcgttttattttcatttttaaatctttttttttttaatcctcaaAATCCTGCCAGAAGCTCTCGCCTGCAGAGTACAGGTGCTGCTGCTAATCAGCCTGATCCCAGACTTAATTTGTGCTGGATGCTGTCAGAACAGGATGCAAGTCCTCCCCTGATTGGATCCAGATCCTCCTTTGTCACTATAAATatctgtaaatacattttgtgtaatatttaatgttatctaaacaggaggtgaggaggtgcagacagacaggcagacaaacacactgagttCAGATCAGCTCATAAAACTGTTTCAGAGTGTTTCCTGGACGCCAACAGAGATCTTCTGATGTCTTTAATGTTTAACAAAGTTTGATGCAGAAATAAtcataagaaataataatatggcacatcagacacaaattaCTTAGAAATGTTATAGAAACATATGAGAAAACACCATAAAtcagcagaaaaagacaaatgtcatCATTGAAAACACGTCTGACAGCAACCGTTTTCATCAGACGGAAAAACTAAGGAACATCATGAGCTGTGAAACATCcacagtttaattaaaaaacattagaATATCTTTGAGAACAAGCAGAAACACCTAAACAGTCAGCATATGAACATGCAAACACGTCATGTTATGTGAGTGTGTTACATCATGAACTTGCTGCTGTATGAGGTATATTCATGTGTATATAATGGGGCTTACCTCTACGTTCACCATTTGCTCTGGAACAAAACTCCTAGTCAGGAGCTGGACTCTTTCTCTGGAGTTATTCAGAGTGAGGAGCAGGTGTGGGGGTGCTCACAAACCCCTGACAGAGTGCTGCTGAGAAAGAGACTCACAGAGCCCCCCCAAGTGCTGCTGGGAAGCTGATCAATGATTGACGTTACATCAGATTGGCCGCATGTCTCGGACACGACCAGAACTGTCTCCTGACCAACAACAGGTACTGAGTTGAATCAGAAGGTGGGGGACAATGCTGAATGTAGATGGTAAGCCAAAAGATGTAGTGATTGTGAACTTGGAACATCGCGCTGAGGCCCCCCATCTACAAGATCTTCACCTCCCACCTCCTGAGGAACATTTGCTGCATCTCAGAGGACATGGGATCCAAGTGCATTGCAGAGGTTATTGTGAGGGACCGAGCGGGAAGGTACGAGGAgtcacacaaaatatacaatgaAGTTTTGAAAGAGGTCAACTAAACTTAACTAAGGCTATGCTAACTTTACATAAACTGAATAGACCAAACAGAACTTATATAATGATCAGACCTCTCTAAATGACGGgccaacacaaagacaaacattacCAACTAAACTACGGATAACATGCAGGACAATTCATCTGACAGTTCAAATCATTCAGCAACCAAATCAAAAGCACCAACAAACTCAAATAGTCTAAATAAACACAGTCTCTAAACTAGAAGTCCAAACAACATTACAAGACAAGTTAAGTTTAATGACCAACCAGAGTATTTACTGGAGTGTGGGActcagaggaggaagcagctcCTGTATTTCTGATTCTTTGATCAATAATTAACACTGAGCTCAGTTATGATCAGAGGCTCACAGCAGCGACTCTCAGTTCACCGCCTACATGTCGGTATCTTTGTCTGTAGTGACGGTGGCCGCCACACATGTGATCCCTGCACCTCAGGGGGCAGCACCACAAAACTCtccagagaaaaacaagttCAGCCCACGATTGGTGGTGCTCGGGCGAGGGATACGATCGGATTAttttactgctgacactagtttatttttattacagaAACATTGAGAAATCAGGATTGACACCATCTGTCGCCCCTGCAGACGGTCATGATTCTCTTTGAGCTGACCATGATC harbors:
- the LOC139290690 gene encoding ankyrin repeat domain-containing protein 34A is translated as MGDGGPLQTEGNALLKAVFQGKLRLTRLLLEGGAYINEGNERGETSISAACLASYDDPQTRQRMVRYLLEKGADPNIPDKSGRTALMHACAEQAGKEVVSLLLENGADPSLKDYSGSSALVHAINKGDRDTLQVLLDACKAKGKEVIIITTDTSPSGTKKTKQYLNSPPSPVIVDKLSPACMSPSEVEIGTSSPAADKSKDEEGIFRFALTSALPLPSARPSGEKRPPPRKLLKRLNSEPWGLVAPSVLSGVPQERVDGGLEEEGSCDLSRTITDINGLSITELVRPLLSRRHSIETHDPCSPKLIDRSCSEDCAALSGSSWADKVQQHQILYRRNTAPESQENAGGPGAVAARSLAHPKLTRMEHYESDTHLSPESIPGSPDSGRVSVERRRYNASPLSLVTSSSRESLENIPNSVSPITMRRRPPGLLERRGSGTLLLDHISHTRPGFLPPLNINPQRPIPDIRANGKPTSPIHSGHKILVPVAPASPKRGLDFKMKKKLMRRHSMQTEQMKQLSTFQEILAEKVIESNGD